One region of Malania oleifera isolate guangnan ecotype guangnan chromosome 6, ASM2987363v1, whole genome shotgun sequence genomic DNA includes:
- the LOC131157657 gene encoding abscisic acid receptor PYL9-like, with product MIFAMNNGANGFGRAMEEEYIRRHHRHEIRHNQCSSSLAKHVKAPVHLVWSLVRRFDQPQKYKPFVSRCSVQGDLEIGSVREVNVKSGLPATTSTERLELLNDEEHILGMRIVGGDHRLKNYSSIITVHPEIIDGRPGTLVIESFVVDVPDGNTRDETCYFVEALIKCNLKSLADVSERLAVQDRTEPIGQI from the exons ATGATCTTCGCGATGAACAACGGCGCCAATGGATTCGGCAGGGCGATGGAGGAGGAGTACATCAGGCGGCACCACAGGCACGAGATCAGGCACAACCAGTGCAGCTCTTCCCTCGCCAAGCACGTCAAGGCTCCTGTCCACCTC GTATGGTCCTTGGTGAGGAGATTTGATCAACCACAGAAGTACAAACCCTTTGTAAGTAGGTGTAGTGTGCAGGGTGATCTTGAAATTGGTAGTGTTAGAGAAGTTAATGTTAAATCAGGACTTCCAGCCACAACTAGTACAGAAAGGTTGGAGCTTCTAAATGATGAGGAGCATATCTTGGGCATGAGGATTGTTGGTGGGGATCACAGGCTTAAG AATTACTCCTCCATCATTACTGTTCATCCAGAGATCATAGACGGGAGACCAGGGACGTTGGTGATCGAATCATTTGTGGTGGATGTTCCAGATGGGAATACCAGGGATGAAACATGCTACTTCGTCGAGGCCTTGATCAAATGCAACCTGAAGTCACTGGCTGATGTCTCAGAGCGTTTAGCTGTGCAGGACCGAACCGAGCCAATTGGCCAAATCTGA
- the LOC131157738 gene encoding serine/threonine-protein phosphatase 7 long form homolog: protein MGNDHRASRAWADGHADPLFCRGGMQFAERWLEADPRIVQLIHDAGFYGIYRIAHIQLDWHLVTALVERWRPETHTFHLPHGESTVTLQDVAVLFGLPIDGRVVTGRTAGLVEGLIDRQGRVALRTMCERLLGIVPPHSELVGARIRMRFLEGDMFRELPEDANAQTIACHVRAHLLRLMCGVIFSDISGSYAHLMFPPLLEDFGACHSYNWGFATLAWLYREMCRTVHYSKTQITGPLRLLQVWAWERFASFTLTR, encoded by the coding sequence ATGGGCAATGATCACAGGGCCAGTCGAGCGTGGGCTGATGGGCATGCGGACCCCTTGTTCTGCCGAGGGGGCATGCAGTTTGCGGAGCGTTGGTTAGAGGCAGACCCCCGCATCGTCCAGCTGATACACGATGCAGGGTTTTATGGGATTTATCGGATTGCTCATATTCAGCTTGATTGGCATCTCGTCACAgcattggtggagcgatggagacccgagacgcacacgttccacctacctcatggcgAGTCCACCGTCACATTACAGGACGTTGCTGTTTTGTTTGGGTTACCGATTGATGGGCGAGTCGTCACCGGTCGCACTGCTGGACTAGTGGAGGGACTTATAGACCGTCAGGGTCGAGTCGCCCTGCGTACTATGTGTGAGCGTTTGTTAGGCATCGTTCCGCCTcacagcgagttggttggtgcacgcattCGTATGCGGTTTCTCGAGGGGGATATGTTTCGTGAGCTCCCGGAAGATGCCAATGCACAGACGATAGCATGCCACGtacgagcccacttgttgcgtttgatgTGTGGGGTGATTTTCTCTGATATTTCCGGCAGCTATGCGCATCTGATGTTCCCTCCACTACTTGAGGACTTCGGAGCATGTCACTCATACAATTGGGGGTTCGCCACTTTGGCGTGGttgtacagggagatgtgtcgcACCGTGCATTACTCGAAGACACAGATTACGGGCCCCCTTCGCCTACTCCAGGTTTGGGCCTGGGAGAGATTTGCTTCCTTCACGTTGACGCGGTGA